One Fibrobacter sp. UWR2 DNA segment encodes these proteins:
- a CDS encoding glycosyltransferase family 2 protein has translation MIAKKYRIGVLISTSMCRNDLLFGRSLASVLSQSVKPDCVLVVDDNDNTHFSDELVAKLNSYHNPNLHYLKNCHTHGCSGTGAWNSGIEWYASQFIDCDYIAFLDDDDSWESTYLERQCNTIDAFFNKNGRLPEACCAYLKRSDCPSPHIFKQSDITIENFLCGNIGIQGSNMFFSLGTLKRVNGFDEMLPSCTDRDMLIRLLQLSPKIQFAITPMVLVNHFAWKGSITYDKGKKCLGITRFFEKYIHLYTPELLEKAVHRAEKLFDYNDSSNIYKLFNLVHGKADEKKIVIGIALHNGRKTIRRSLRSVLNQENLSSHLWVLIADDDSNDGWEEEVSDLLALTNVMVIRVKNNATYKTRNDIHAYIRKYFGNVELIGRLDCDDVYSGNLVLSRIEQVQEQSGADVVLAGNYLRLNEEVISRVNRATKDLLDSDYLINRLRDMSNGIAEAELPSCNVFMSKRCLRDYPAKNSAEDHFLLVDLLLGDNDYKIAIAEDVLLTIYNLNGKITADNKRLALYLETRKELYQRGLGLCKMKKESSVH, from the coding sequence TTGATTGCCAAGAAATATAGAATAGGAGTCCTTATAAGCACATCAATGTGCAGGAACGATCTGTTGTTCGGTCGTTCCCTGGCATCCGTTTTGTCGCAATCCGTCAAACCAGACTGCGTCCTCGTCGTTGATGACAACGATAATACTCATTTTAGCGATGAATTAGTGGCAAAGCTCAATTCCTACCACAATCCGAATCTACATTACTTGAAAAATTGCCATACACATGGCTGTTCTGGTACTGGGGCTTGGAATTCGGGAATAGAATGGTATGCAAGTCAATTCATTGATTGCGACTATATCGCTTTCCTTGATGACGATGATTCCTGGGAATCGACATATCTGGAACGTCAATGTAATACCATTGACGCCTTTTTCAATAAGAATGGCCGCCTTCCCGAAGCCTGCTGCGCATATCTAAAACGTAGTGATTGCCCTTCACCGCATATTTTTAAACAGTCCGACATAACAATCGAAAACTTCCTTTGCGGCAATATCGGAATACAAGGAAGCAATATGTTCTTTAGTTTGGGTACATTAAAGAGGGTTAATGGCTTTGATGAAATGCTACCCTCTTGTACCGACCGGGATATGCTTATTCGGCTTTTGCAATTATCTCCAAAGATCCAGTTTGCAATTACACCGATGGTCCTTGTGAACCATTTTGCGTGGAAAGGTAGCATTACCTACGACAAGGGCAAGAAATGTCTCGGCATTACACGATTCTTTGAAAAGTACATTCACCTCTATACTCCTGAATTGCTCGAAAAGGCGGTTCATCGCGCCGAGAAGCTTTTTGACTATAATGACTCCAGCAACATATATAAGTTGTTCAATTTGGTTCATGGGAAGGCTGATGAAAAGAAGATTGTGATAGGAATTGCGCTTCACAATGGGCGCAAAACCATCAGACGGAGCCTTCGGTCCGTTCTCAATCAAGAAAATCTTTCTAGCCATCTATGGGTATTGATTGCGGACGATGATTCTAACGATGGCTGGGAAGAAGAAGTCTCGGACCTTTTGGCTTTGACAAACGTGATGGTAATCCGTGTAAAGAACAATGCTACGTACAAGACACGAAATGATATTCATGCCTATATTAGGAAATACTTCGGTAATGTAGAACTGATTGGACGGCTTGATTGCGATGACGTGTATTCAGGTAATCTCGTTCTGTCAAGAATCGAACAGGTTCAAGAACAGAGCGGTGCTGATGTCGTACTAGCCGGTAACTACTTGCGTTTGAATGAAGAGGTGATAAGTCGGGTGAATCGCGCTACGAAGGATCTCCTTGACAGTGATTATTTAATAAACCGGCTGAGGGATATGTCGAATGGTATTGCCGAAGCAGAACTACCGTCGTGTAATGTATTCATGTCGAAAAGATGCCTGCGCGACTATCCTGCAAAGAATAGTGCCGAGGACCATTTTCTTCTAGTTGATTTGCTACTTGGCGATAACGATTATAAAATCGCTATTGCAGAGGATGTGCTACTGACGATTTACAATTTGAATGGTAAGATAACCGCAGACAACAAGAGACTCGCTCTCTATCTGGAAACACGAAAGGAACTTTATCAACGAGGCTTAGGCTTATGCAAAATGAAGAAAGAAAGCAGCGTGCACTAG
- a CDS encoding queuosine precursor transporter, with amino-acid sequence MLQLNPSQNRQIYFLIACSCLFTAGLLSSNFLASKVICVCGLEMPSATVGYALTYLMTDVIGELYGRKVANRIVQFGFICLIVACVLTRLALLLPSPYDSSAFSQVFSTSTRIFIASIVAYIISQSTDVYIFHKIRNYSPRFKFIRNNVSTIISQFLDTIIFSFIAFYGVVPNIWSMVLGVFIAKVVLALCDTPFFYLLTRNRIDCQEI; translated from the coding sequence ATGCTTCAACTCAATCCATCCCAAAATCGCCAAATCTATTTCCTCATCGCCTGCTCATGCCTATTTACGGCAGGCTTGCTTTCGTCGAACTTTCTTGCGTCGAAAGTCATCTGCGTATGCGGCCTAGAAATGCCCTCAGCAACGGTCGGCTATGCCTTAACATACTTGATGACCGACGTTATAGGAGAACTATATGGAAGGAAGGTCGCGAACAGGATCGTCCAGTTCGGGTTCATTTGCCTAATTGTGGCCTGTGTATTAACCCGCCTGGCACTCCTTTTGCCATCACCTTATGACTCCAGTGCTTTCAGCCAAGTTTTTTCCACGTCAACAAGAATCTTTATTGCAAGCATTGTCGCATATATAATAAGCCAAAGTACCGACGTGTACATTTTCCACAAAATAAGGAACTATTCCCCAAGATTCAAATTTATTCGAAACAATGTCAGTACAATTATTAGCCAATTTCTAGATACGATTATCTTTTCCTTTATCGCGTTTTATGGCGTTGTTCCCAACATCTGGAGCATGGTTCTGGGCGTCTTTATTGCAAAAGTCGTGCTTGCCCTATGCGATACTCCGTTCTTCTACCTTCTAACCAGGAACAGAATTGATTGCCAAGAAATATAG